From Nilaparvata lugens isolate BPH chromosome 7, ASM1435652v1, whole genome shotgun sequence, one genomic window encodes:
- the LOC120352203 gene encoding LOW QUALITY PROTEIN: resuscitation-promoting factor RpfA-like (The sequence of the model RefSeq protein was modified relative to this genomic sequence to represent the inferred CDS: inserted 2 bases in 2 codons), with product MLMGNYISDPLDNSLLNPWKQICYYDRHSIVAGLVYVLHILSYAVALXVSNAASNVALSPDNVDQSMRDAVSTLLAGLIMKGNDIRAELQEEARALLDDPYPFDDDTLAQVAQLAGEEVNEATRDQEQPAADVPAAVSPPADNAPDDYSKSPRSLADDTLHQLKSLVSRSESPAAESHHSLANFLHLSALQNFLTGSMEPYPAVPNVHTXPPANVPPVVNSASAPVADVAPVAPVVDDVAPDVAPDMAPPVPAPIPVPVARSISDEPLEPIDDDN from the exons atgttgatgGGAAACTACATTTCTGACCCTTTGGATAATTCTTTACTCAATCCATGGAAGCAAATATGCTACTATGACAGGCATTCTATTGTTGCAGGGTTGGTCTATGTTTTGCACATTTTAAGCTACGCTGTTGCAC CTGTGAGTAATGCGGCGAGCAATGTGGCGTTATCGCCCGACAATGTCGATCAATCGATGAGGGACGCCGTGTCGACTCTGCTGGCCGGCCTCATCATGAAGGGCAACGACATAAGGGCTGAGCTGCAGGAGGAGGCGAGGGCACTGCTCGACGACCCTTATCCCTTTGATGACGACACCCTGGCACAGGTTGCACAGCTCGCCGGTGAGGAGGTGAATGAGGCTACCAGAGACCAAGAGCAACCTGCAGCTGACGTTCCCGCTGCTGTCAGCCCACCTGCAGACAATGCGCCAGACGACTACTCCAAGTCACCTCGCTCCCTGGCTGATGACACCCTCCACCAACTCAAAAGCCTCGTCTCAAGATCTGAATCTCCTGCTGCTGAATCACATCATAGTTTAGCCAATTTCTTACATCTATCAGCTCTTCAAAACTTTCTAACGGGCTCAATGGAGCCCTACCCCGCGGTTCCAAATGTCCATA GCCCCCCAGCCAATGTACCCCCTGTTGTTAATTCCGCCTCAGCTCCCGTGGCCGATGTAGCCCCTGTAGCTCCTGTAGTCGATGATGTTGCCCCCGATGTGGCCCCCGATATGGCCCCCCCTGTACCCGCCCCCATTCCTGTACCCGTAGCGCGATCAATCAGTGACGAACCTTTAGAACCGATTGATGATGATAactga